The following coding sequences lie in one Maylandia zebra isolate NMK-2024a linkage group LG14, Mzebra_GT3a, whole genome shotgun sequence genomic window:
- the foxl2a gene encoding forkhead box protein L2a: MMATYQNPEDDAMALMIHDTNTTKEKERPKEEPVQDKVSEKPDPSQKPPYSYVALIAMAIRESSEKRLTLSGIYQYIITKFPFYEKNKKGWQNSIRHNLSLNECFIKVPREGGGERKGNYWTLDPACEDMFEKGNYRRRRRMKRPFRPPPTHFQPGKALFGGDSYGYLSPPKYLQSSFMNNSWSLGQPPTPMPYTSCQMASGNVSPVNVKGLSAPSSYNPYSRVQSMALPSMVNSYNGMSHHHHPHHTQQLSPATAAPPPVSSSNGAGLQFACSRQPAELSMMHCSYWEHETKHSALHTRIDI, from the coding sequence ATGATGGCCACTTACCAAAACCCAGAGGATGACGCAATGGCCCTAATGATCCACGACACCAACACGACCAAGGAGAAAGAGCGCCCAAAAGAGGAGCCGGTTCAGGACAAAGTCTCCGAGAAGCCGGATCCGTCCCAGAAACCGCCGTACTCCTATGTCGCTCTCATTGCCATGGCTATCCGGGAGAGCTCCGAGAAGCGCCTCACGCTGTCCGGCATATACCAGTATATAATCACCAAATTCCCCTTCTACGAGAAGAACAAGAAAGGTTGGCAGAACAGCATCAGACACAACCTGAGTCTTAACGAATGCTTCATAAAGGTGCCGCGGGAGGGCGGCGGCGAGAGAAAGGGGAATTACTGGACCCTCGACCCAGCCTGTGAGGACATGTTCGAGAAGGGGAACTACAGGCGACGCCGCAGGATGAAGCGGCCTTTCAGACCCCCACCAACGCACTTCCAGCCGGGGAAGGCCTTGTTCGGAGGGGACAGCTATGGCTACCTTTCTCCACCCAAGTACCTGCAGTCTAGCTTTATGAACAATTCCTGGTCGTTGGGCCAGCCGCCCACTCCGATGCCCTACACGTCCTGTCAGATGGCCAGCGGCAACGTGAGTCCAGTGAACGTCAAGGGGCTGTCAGCCCCCTCATCATATAACCCTTACTCCCGGGTGCAGAGCATGGCGCTCCCCAGCATGGTGAACTCTTACAACGGCATGAGTCACCATCACCATCCCCATCATACCCAGCAGCTAAGCCCTGCCACCGCGGCACCACCTCCGGTCTCCTCCAGTAACGGAGCCGGCCTTCAGTTCGCGTGCTCCCGCCAGCCCGCGGAGCTCTCCATGATGCACTGCTCATACTGGGAACACGAGACCAAACACTCGGCGTTACACACGAGGAttgatatttga